In a single window of the Luteolibacter sp. Y139 genome:
- a CDS encoding protein-tyrosine phosphatase family protein, with translation MIISSSVQHYQVHDRLFAGEYPGSLAPEVTEDRLRSLLERGVQTFIDLTTPDDHLDPYEPVLRELGEGLKRHSHKIPDLSIPETPQVMRGILDLLRAELDAGRTCYVHCWGGIGRTGTVIGCWLKESGLDATAALDEVQRLYASGMEKVVRHPRSPQTPEQVRYVKEWR, from the coding sequence ATGATCATCAGTAGCAGCGTGCAGCACTATCAGGTTCACGACCGCCTGTTCGCGGGAGAGTATCCGGGAAGTCTGGCGCCGGAGGTCACCGAGGATCGCCTGAGGTCCCTCCTCGAAAGAGGCGTCCAAACCTTCATCGATCTCACCACGCCAGATGATCATCTGGATCCCTACGAACCGGTCCTGCGCGAACTCGGCGAAGGCCTGAAGCGCCATTCCCATAAGATCCCCGACCTGAGCATTCCGGAAACCCCGCAGGTGATGCGCGGCATCCTCGACCTCCTTCGCGCCGAGCTCGATGCCGGGCGCACTTGCTACGTCCACTGCTGGGGAGGCATCGGCCGCACCGGCACCGTGATCGGCTGCTGGCTGAAGGAATCCGGCCTGGATGCCACCGCGGCGCTCGATGAAGTGCAGCGCCTCTATGCCTCCGGCATGGAAAAGGTGGTTCGCCATCCCCGCTCGCCCCAAACACCGGAGCAGGTCCGCTACGTAAAGGAGTGGCGCTAG
- a CDS encoding protein-tyrosine phosphatase family protein: MKVCHYPVQPALFAGEYPGHDHDEDLTKTRLLELAARGVLNYIDLTSEEDRSLGLLPYDQHFADIHAATGSQPVRHSFSIPDMGIPADPSVMRGILDLLHQETNAGRTCYVHCWGGIGRTGTVVACWLKERGMDSDAALAEVQRLYSAHMDPEKQARYPRSPQQEVQLSYVRDWH, from the coding sequence GTGAAGGTGTGCCACTACCCCGTCCAACCCGCACTCTTCGCCGGAGAGTATCCCGGACACGATCACGACGAAGACCTCACAAAAACCCGCCTGCTCGAACTCGCGGCCCGAGGCGTCCTCAACTACATCGACCTGACTTCCGAGGAGGATCGCTCGCTCGGCCTCCTCCCCTACGACCAACACTTCGCCGACATCCACGCTGCGACCGGCAGCCAACCAGTCCGGCATTCGTTCTCGATTCCCGACATGGGCATCCCAGCAGATCCCTCGGTCATGCGAGGCATCCTCGATCTGCTGCATCAGGAAACGAACGCCGGCCGCACCTGCTACGTCCACTGCTGGGGCGGCATCGGCCGCACCGGCACCGTGGTCGCCTGCTGGCTGAAGGAACGCGGAATGGACAGCGACGCCGCACTGGCGGAAGTGCAGCGTCTCTATAGCGCCCACATGGATCCCGAGAAGCAGGCCCGCTACCCGCGCTCACCGCAGCAGGAGGTCCAATTGAGCTACGTGAGGGATTGGCATTAG
- a CDS encoding citrate synthase translates to MTDYAKGLEGVIANESALSNVEGAEGRLSYLGYSIEDLVENCTYEEVVYLLHRGRLPNRAELADGEARLRAERGLPDGVIDFLKAAPKDANPMDVTRTAVSMLGLYDKRATIGTPDLEKDSAIALSICAKIPTIVAAFHRFRQGLELPPIRTDLSEAGHFLYLITGEAPTDVATKTLDVALILHADHGMNASTFSARVTVATLSDMYSAVTSAIGTLKGPLHGGANEGVIHMLQGIGELDKVDAWVEERLTRKEKIMGIGHRVYKVLDPRAPHLRKLAVQLTEELGEPKWIQMSERIAEIMRDRKGLNANVDFYSATVYYSLGIPTDLFTPIFAIARASGWTAQVLEQLRDNRLYRPLTLYTGPQGPLPITPIDER, encoded by the coding sequence TGACCGACTACGCCAAAGGCCTCGAAGGAGTCATCGCCAATGAATCCGCCCTCAGCAACGTGGAGGGTGCCGAAGGCCGCCTCAGCTACCTCGGTTACAGCATCGAAGATCTGGTCGAAAACTGCACCTACGAGGAAGTCGTCTACCTCCTCCACCGCGGCCGCCTGCCGAACCGCGCGGAACTCGCTGATGGCGAAGCCCGCCTGCGTGCCGAGCGAGGCCTGCCGGATGGCGTGATCGATTTCCTCAAGGCCGCGCCAAAGGACGCGAACCCGATGGATGTGACCCGCACCGCGGTCTCCATGCTCGGCCTCTACGACAAGCGCGCCACCATTGGCACGCCGGACCTCGAGAAGGACTCCGCCATCGCGCTCTCCATCTGTGCGAAGATCCCGACGATCGTCGCCGCCTTCCACCGTTTCCGCCAAGGCCTGGAGCTGCCGCCGATCCGCACCGACCTCAGCGAAGCCGGCCATTTCCTCTACCTGATCACCGGTGAAGCCCCGACCGACGTCGCCACCAAGACCCTCGACGTCGCGCTGATCCTCCACGCCGACCACGGCATGAACGCGTCCACCTTCTCGGCACGCGTCACCGTCGCCACCCTCTCTGACATGTATTCGGCCGTCACCTCGGCCATCGGCACCCTGAAAGGCCCCCTTCACGGCGGTGCCAATGAAGGCGTGATCCACATGCTCCAAGGCATCGGCGAGCTCGATAAGGTCGATGCCTGGGTGGAGGAGCGTCTCACCCGCAAGGAGAAGATCATGGGCATCGGCCACCGCGTCTACAAGGTGCTCGACCCCCGCGCCCCCCACCTCCGCAAGCTGGCGGTGCAGCTCACCGAGGAACTCGGCGAGCCGAAGTGGATCCAGATGTCCGAGCGCATCGCCGAAATCATGCGCGACCGCAAGGGCCTCAACGCCAACGTCGATTTCTACTCGGCCACCGTTTACTACTCGCTGGGCATCCCGACCGACCTCTTCACCCCCATCTTCGCCATCGCCCGCGCCTCCGGCTGGACTGCGCAGGTGCTGGAGCAGCTCCGCGACAACCGCCTGTATCGCCCGCTGACGCTCTACACCGGCCCTCAGGGACCGCTGCCGATCACCCCGATCGACGAGCGCTGA